The following are encoded together in the Lathyrus oleraceus cultivar Zhongwan6 chromosome 3, CAAS_Psat_ZW6_1.0, whole genome shotgun sequence genome:
- the LOC127126400 gene encoding polynucleotide 3'-phosphatase ZDP isoform X2, protein MQQIPKVFLLIASLPIFAISVNACSLSFQNLSMALSKVVAEYAKSNRSMCKKCFVPIQSKTLRLGLVSRGMARLLDITKWHHFSCFPISSSNSHPKTITGFSSLKSGDQEPLTKFFAGQDKSEDLSTSDVNSGVNITFSVSDVKSTYKDATLLPKWKAFQTVIFLERDDGLQDSSKIAAFDFDGCLAKTAVNITGPNAWSVMYPVIPDKLQSLYNNGYKLVIFTNESNIERWKNQRQKAVDSKIGRLNQFIEKVKVPIQVFIACGTGKSGKAGTKEADPFRKPKPGMWQLMEKHFNSGITIDMNQSFYVGDAAGRKKDHSDADIKFAEANGLKFHLPEDFFAA, encoded by the exons ATGCAGCAAATTCCCAAAGTCTTCTTGTTGATTGCCTCTCTTCCCATTTTCGCCATTTCTGTGAACGCTTGTTCTCTCTCATTTCAAAACTTGTCGATGGCGCTGTCCAAGGTTGTCGCGGAGTATGCGAAGTCGAACCGTTCTATGTGCAAGAAATGCTTTGTACCCATACAATCCAAAACCCTAAGACTGGGATTGGTCTCAAGGGGCATGGCGAGACTCTTGGACATTACTAAATGGCACCACTTCAGTTGCTTCCCTATATCCTCCTCTAACTCTCATCCTAAGACCATTACTGGCTTTTCCTCCCTGAAG AGCGGTGACCAGGAACCTCTCACGAAGTTTTTTGCTGGACAGGACAAGTCTGAAGAT TTATCCACGTCTGATGTTAATTCTGGGGTTAATATCACCTTTTCAGTTTCTGATGTCAAGAGTACATACAAG GATGCTACCCTTTTGCCTAAATGGAAGGCGTTCCAAACAGTCATTTTTCTTGAACGG GATGATGGTTTGCAAGATTCAAGTAAAATCGCTGCATTTGATTTTGACGGGTGTCTTGCGAAAACTGCTGTGAATAT AACAGGTCCTAATGCTTGGTCTGTCATGTATCCTGTAATTCCTGATAAGCTGCAAAGCTTATACAACAATGGCTACAAACTG GTAATTTTCACCAATGAATCCAATATTGAACGTTGGAAGAATCAAAGACAAAAAGCTGTGGACTCAAAAATTGGACGTCTAAATCAGTTTATTGAGAAAGTGAAGGTCCCAATTCAG GTTTTTATAGCTTGTGGGACAGGTAAATCAGGCAAGGCTGGAACGAAAGAAGCCGATCCTTTTCGAAAACCAAAACCAGGAATGTGGCAACTTATGGAGAAACACTTCAACTCTGGCATTACCATCGATATGAATCA ATCATTTTATGTCGGTGATGCAGCCGGAAGAAAAAAAGATCATAGTGACGCTGATATTAAATTTGCAGAG GCTAATGGTTTGAAATTTCATCTCCCTGAAGATTTCTTTGCCGCATGA
- the LOC127126400 gene encoding polynucleotide 3'-phosphatase ZDP isoform X1, protein MQQIPKVFLLIASLPIFAISVNACSLSFQNLSMALSKVVAEYAKSNRSMCKKCFVPIQSKTLRLGLVSRGMARLLDITKWHHFSCFPISSSNSHPKTITGFSSLKSGDQEPLTKFFAGQDKSEDLSTSDVNSGVNITFSVSDVKSTYKDATLLPKWKAFQTVIFLERDDGLQDSSKIAAFDFDGCLAKTAVNITGPNAWSVMYPVIPDKLQSLYNNGYKLVIFTNESNIERWKNQRQKAVDSKIGRLNQFIEKVKVPIQVFIACGTGKSGKAGTKEADPFRKPKPGMWQLMEKHFNSGITIDMNQSFYVGDAAGRKKDHSDADIKFAELWRIFVTTIMANLWRLAVPWPFVADMTGHKMGMFCFPL, encoded by the exons ATGCAGCAAATTCCCAAAGTCTTCTTGTTGATTGCCTCTCTTCCCATTTTCGCCATTTCTGTGAACGCTTGTTCTCTCTCATTTCAAAACTTGTCGATGGCGCTGTCCAAGGTTGTCGCGGAGTATGCGAAGTCGAACCGTTCTATGTGCAAGAAATGCTTTGTACCCATACAATCCAAAACCCTAAGACTGGGATTGGTCTCAAGGGGCATGGCGAGACTCTTGGACATTACTAAATGGCACCACTTCAGTTGCTTCCCTATATCCTCCTCTAACTCTCATCCTAAGACCATTACTGGCTTTTCCTCCCTGAAG AGCGGTGACCAGGAACCTCTCACGAAGTTTTTTGCTGGACAGGACAAGTCTGAAGAT TTATCCACGTCTGATGTTAATTCTGGGGTTAATATCACCTTTTCAGTTTCTGATGTCAAGAGTACATACAAG GATGCTACCCTTTTGCCTAAATGGAAGGCGTTCCAAACAGTCATTTTTCTTGAACGG GATGATGGTTTGCAAGATTCAAGTAAAATCGCTGCATTTGATTTTGACGGGTGTCTTGCGAAAACTGCTGTGAATAT AACAGGTCCTAATGCTTGGTCTGTCATGTATCCTGTAATTCCTGATAAGCTGCAAAGCTTATACAACAATGGCTACAAACTG GTAATTTTCACCAATGAATCCAATATTGAACGTTGGAAGAATCAAAGACAAAAAGCTGTGGACTCAAAAATTGGACGTCTAAATCAGTTTATTGAGAAAGTGAAGGTCCCAATTCAG GTTTTTATAGCTTGTGGGACAGGTAAATCAGGCAAGGCTGGAACGAAAGAAGCCGATCCTTTTCGAAAACCAAAACCAGGAATGTGGCAACTTATGGAGAAACACTTCAACTCTGGCATTACCATCGATATGAATCA ATCATTTTATGTCGGTGATGCAGCCGGAAGAAAAAAAGATCATAGTGACGCTGATATTAAATTTGCAGAG CTATGGCGAATTTTTGTGACGACCATCATGGCCAATTTGTGGAGGCTGGCTGTGCCATGGCCTTTTGTGGCAGATATGACGGGGCATAAAATGGGAATGTTTTGTTTTCCGCTATAG